The genomic segment AACTCTGCCATTTTACTTCGGATGAAAAGATCCCCGCTGATACTCTGGTCTACCCAGAGACGCACGGTTTCACGGAAACTTGTAATCATCAGGGAAAGGGCCACAAAAAGGGCAACGGCCGTTGTCAGGGCACCTGCTGCCAGAGCAATACGGCCACCACTTTCCCGAAACTGCCTTGCCGCCAGAAAGGCAGAAACACCGAAACTGCGTCCCAGAAAAAGGGCCATGCCCGGCCCCAGACGGGCCAATACCCAGGGCAGAATCAAAGCCGTTCCGCCGAAAAGGGAAAAGGCTGCCAGATATCCGCCCATGGGCAGGCCATCCAGTGCAGGCAGTCCTGCAAAAAGGGGAACTGCGGCCAGAAGCCCAAAACCCGCCAGAACAGCAGGCTTTCCTGCACCGGGTTTTCTGACGGAAAAATCCCTTGCCGCCATGGCCCTTTTCGCTGATACGGACGTGGCCTGAAGTGCTGGATACAGGGCCGCGATGGCGGCCACAAAAAGAGTCAGCGCAAGGGTCAGCCAGAGATCCTTAAATCTAAAGGCATGGGCTGCCACACCCTTTCCAAAGAAAAGGGTCTCAAGGGTTTTTCCAACTCCATCCTGCAAAAAGGGATAAGCCAAGAGGGTAAGGGGCAGAGAAAAAAGCCAGCCCATGATCCCCAGCAGCAGACCTTCTGTAATAAAAAGCAAAAATATGGATGCCTTTGCAGCGCCCATGGCCCGGAGCATGGCCACCTCCCGGCTTCGGGATGCGGCATTGAGGGCCACCACGCTGTAAACAAGAAACATGCCCACAAAAAGAGAGACAAAACCCATCACCAGAAGATTCATGCGATAGGCCTTTACCATGGAAAGGCCAGTATCCCTGAAAACTGTGGCAGGCTGCATCTGTACCCCTGAAGGCAGCATGGCTTCCAGAGCCATTATATCCGCCCCTGCATGCAGCCTCAGATCCATGCGATCCACAAGGCCATAGCGGCCCGTACTTTCCTGAAAGGTGGCCATGTCGCAAAGAGCCAGCCCTCCGCCCTCGGCCAGAGCCAGCCCCTTTTCCTCCAGAATCCCTGCCACAAACATATCAGCGGGTTTTCCTCCGTGGAGAATCCGCAGACTGTCTCCATGGCCAAGATCCAGCCTTCGGGCAAGACTACGGGTCACAAGCATGGCACCGGGCCTTGTCACCAGTTCGGAAATTCCGCCAGAATCTTCTTCGGAAGACACAGGCTCCCACTGCCGAAAGGAGGTATCCAGAAAAGGATCCAGCCCCATGAGCAGAAAAGGGCGTTCTCCTTGCTTGTCTTGTCTGTCCGGCAGCACATAAACAGAAGAAAAGGGAGCCGCCGCAAGCACATCCGGATGATGCAGGAAATCCGCCATCAGCTCTTCCGGTATGCCTTCCGGTCCGGCGGTCAGGTGATAATCCGCCCGGCCCGTTACCTGTGTGACGGATGAGGAGAAACTCTCCCCTGCTCCGTCAATGGCCATGCGCACACTGGAAAATACGGAGGCTCCCAGAGCAATGGCCAGAAGGGCCGCAAAAGTTCTCAGTTTCTGCCGCAGCAGATGACGCAGAGAAATACGGAAAAGAAGAAAGAAAAAAAACTTCATGGCTTCATGCCCTGAATGGAGGTGGTGCGGGTATCCGTATAATGGGCGGCTCCTTTTACAAAAGAGGCCGCCGACGCCAAAGGATCA from the Desulfobotulus mexicanus genome contains:
- a CDS encoding FtsX-like permease family protein; protein product: MKFFFFLLFRISLRHLLRQKLRTFAALLAIALGASVFSSVRMAIDGAGESFSSSVTQVTGRADYHLTAGPEGIPEELMADFLHHPDVLAAAPFSSVYVLPDRQDKQGERPFLLMGLDPFLDTSFRQWEPVSSEEDSGGISELVTRPGAMLVTRSLARRLDLGHGDSLRILHGGKPADMFVAGILEEKGLALAEGGGLALCDMATFQESTGRYGLVDRMDLRLHAGADIMALEAMLPSGVQMQPATVFRDTGLSMVKAYRMNLLVMGFVSLFVGMFLVYSVVALNAASRSREVAMLRAMGAAKASIFLLFITEGLLLGIMGWLFSLPLTLLAYPFLQDGVGKTLETLFFGKGVAAHAFRFKDLWLTLALTLFVAAIAALYPALQATSVSAKRAMAARDFSVRKPGAGKPAVLAGFGLLAAVPLFAGLPALDGLPMGGYLAAFSLFGGTALILPWVLARLGPGMALFLGRSFGVSAFLAARQFRESGGRIALAAGALTTAVALFVALSLMITSFRETVRLWVDQSISGDLFIRSKMAELNDYRYPLSAELVAQIEKLPSWDALGYRRVKLEKNGLVFDLEAMDMDILSRYGGFLDVTGNSSDAYFYSGHGPIPLLVSEPALHLHGLDKGQILDFYVDGVFLQFEVKAIVRDFRTRTLALFCDMEALRHQTGNQEISGMRLFYNKSSGDGGQEKDLALELLRNQLLKDYGDSVDVVAGLSLRNAVLDIFDETFAVTFVLLAMALGIAGLGIATTMTLRVMVERVELLTLRSLGASAFQVRSMVRWEAGLLLAFSLVAGLACGFVLSYLLIHGINKQSFGWTFLFALDGMNLLAGILMIFLAGMLAAGPAMALALRGSPAEALREGAS